From Ischnura elegans chromosome 13 unlocalized genomic scaffold, ioIscEleg1.1 SUPER_13_unloc_1, whole genome shotgun sequence, a single genomic window includes:
- the LOC124172595 gene encoding uncharacterized protein LOC124172595, whose product MARNISASGAEKYVEERLIAGLLTGSLLQHKELLDMLEDVDSSMIKEKTLLHVGVALGKADWVQELLARGADTDITDESQQNALSSAEEMVRQFPYDVERSKVLNLVTLVHRRDQVIMRRLEASYNRSTDHVTPVARPECDIASLKSSVDSLRREMKSLVRQLSSSLEELKDQVCGRDALLRCLEESVTSTAEDVTCIKCGLIGEASLSQPTTDPTRARQECVDAMMRKTRIVYGSGVDGMRRLYERLYDGDEITACIIKYLCGNDRVKVMVDRDSNHIGRMKENFVELDGTEEDGSALISFCDFESETVYLGAEDCSGDREKVVCAGLAWGLSQLSLKLVFDNEGRPYSKGDMEREREWMRAIEDAEERWNGERVLPGYTIYALYRKTLNAKVCRLAAAVPPIIAYDGSTEGRAILQQQAPLLLSLYSNNVMGTLLASAKR is encoded by the exons atggcAAGGAACATTTCTGCTAGTGGTGCGGAGAAATATGTTGAGGAGAGGCTCATTGCTGGATTGCTGACTGGCTCATTGCTCCAGCATAAAGAGCTGCTGGACATGTTGGAAGATGTTGATAGCAGTATGATAAAGGAGAAAACACTCTTGCATGTTGGTGTGGCACTTGGGAAGGCTGATTGGGTGCAGGAATTACTGGCGAGAGGAGCAGACACAGACATTACAGATGAGAGTCAACAAAATGCATTGTCTtcggctgaggagatggtgcggcagttccctTATGATGTGGAACGCTCAAAAGTGCTGAATTTGGTGACGTTGGTTCACAGGAGAGACCAAGTTATTATGCGTCGTCTCGAAGCATCTTATAATAGGAGTACTGATCATGTGACACCCGTGGCTAGGCCAGaatgtgatattgcatctctcaagtcctccgtggactcattgaggcgagagatgaaatctcttgtgcgacagctgagctcatcGTTGGAGGAACTCAAGGATCAAGTGTGTGGACGCGATGCACTGTTGCGTTGTCTAGAAGAATCCGTGACGTCAACAGCGGAGGATGTGACGTGTATCAAGTGTGGTCTTATTGGGGAGGCATCTTTAAGTCAACCTACAACCGATCCGACCAGAGCAAGGCAGGAGTGTGTGGACGCCATGATGCGAAAGACTAGGATAGTGTATGGAAGTGGAGTTGATGGAATGCgtagattgtatgagagactgtatgatggagatgaaatcactgcttgcataattaaatatttgtgtgggAATGATCGGGTGAAGGTGATGGTGGACAGAGATTCTAATcacattggaaggatgaaggagaatTTTGTGGAATTGGATGGGACTGAGGAGGATGGGAGTGCATTGATATcgttttgtgattttgagagtgagactGTATATTTGGGTGCAGAGGATTGTTCTGGTGATAGGGAGAAAGTCGTATGTGCCGGGTTAGCTTGGGGCCTCTCACAATTATCCcttaaattagtttttgataatgaggggAGGCCCTATAGCAAGGGAGATATGGAACGAGAgcgtgagtggatgagggctATAGAGGATGCGGAGGAGAGGTGGAATGGGGAACGGGTATTACCTGGATACACCATTTATGCATTGTATCGGAAGACACTGAATGCAAAGGTATGTCGGCTTGCGGCAGCTGTCCCTCCTATTATTGCTTACGATGGATCCACAGAAGGAAGAGCTATTTTGCAGCAGCAagcccctctcctcctctctctctattctaACAATGTGATGGGAACACTTCTAGCCAGTGCAAAG agatga